The window GGCAGGGAAAATATTAACAGAATATACAAAAACATCTCAACAATAATAATAGAAACAGAAAAAAGCGGAAGTTTTATGTCAGAAAAATTAAAAAAAGTTTATGGTTTGGCAAACTTTGCGCCTAGCCTAAAAACCGAAATTGATATCAATAAAATAAAAGATGTTAGTTTACAAGTTATAAAAGATAAAAAATTAAAAACATTCAAAGTAGAAACAATAAAATCTTACAAAAACATTAATTTAAGTTCTCACGATATCAACTGCATCGTTGGGGATTATATTTTAAAGAATACAAAAAACAAAAAAGTTAATCTTGATTCACCTGACATAACAATATTTATTGAAATTTTAAAAGGTGAGGTTTTTATTTATACTCAAAAAATAAAATGTTATGGCGGTTTGCCTGTTTCTACTGCTGGCAAAGTTGCTGTTATGATATCAGGCGGAATTGATTCTCCTGTTGCTTCCTCTTTAATGCAAAAAAGAGGAGCAAAATGTATTTTTGTGCACTTTCACGCTTATCCTTATACAAGCAAAAGTTCAATAGAGAAAGTTGAAAGATTGGTTAAAATACTAACAGAATATCAAATTGATTCAAAACTTTATTTAGTGCCTTTCGGCGATATTCAAAAAGAAATAATTTTGACAGTACCAACAAAGTTTAGAGTTTTATTTTATAGAAGAGTGATGGTAAAAATAACTCAAGAGATAGCAAAAGAAGAAAATTGTTTTGGTATTGTAACAGGCGACAGTTTAGGGCAAGTTGCGTCTCAAACATTAGAAAGTATGTTTTGCGTTCAGCACGGCATAAAATTGCCGATTTTTAGACCCTTAATTGGTTTTAATAAAGAAGAAACAATAAAACTTTCTAAAGAACTAAACTTATACGAAATTTCAATTTTGCCCTATGAAGATTGCTGTTCAAGATTCGTTCCTCAAAATCCTGCGACGAAGCCAGACATCAAAGAATTTTTGGAATGTGAAAAAAGGTTAAATATAAGTAAAATAATAAAAGATGCTTTAAAAAAAGTTGAAATTAGAAATTTTAATTTAAACAAATGATAGACAATTTATTAACAATCATTCTCGCTACTTTTCTTGTTAGTTTAATATCGTTTTCTGGCATATCGCTTATTTTACTGAAAGAAAACGTATTAAGAAAAATTTTAATTTATTTTGTTACTTTTGGAATAGGCGCTTTGCTGGCAAATTCATTTTTTGATTTAATCCCAGAATCTTTTGAAAAAGCCAACGATTTTCAACAAGGATTTTTTTATGCGTCTGCTTTCTTATTTTTTGGTTTTATTTTCTCTTTTTTTCTTGAAAATTTTATCCATTGGCATCACCATCACAAAAAAGAACATCCTGAAATAAAATCATTTTCCTGGCTTATTGTTATTTCAGATACTTTTCACAACTTTATAGACGGCTTTATAATAGCAGGCGCTTTTATAATAGATTTACATTTAGGCTTAATTGTTACTTTAGCGGTTATATTTCACGAGATACCCCAGGAAATAAGCGATTTTGCAATAATTCTTTATGGAGGTTTTAGTAAAATAAAGGCCTTGTTTTTTAATTTCTTGAGCGCTCTTTCTGCTGTTTTTGGCGGCATTTTAGGATTTTACTTTTTAAACTCCTTTGAAAACTATTTATTTTTAATAGCGTCTTTTGCCGCCGGCAACTTTTTATATATTGCTTGCGCTGACTTAATGCCAGAATTAAAACAAGAGTCATCAAAAGACAGAATAAAATATTTTTTTGTTGTAATTT of the bacterium HR34 genome contains:
- the thiI gene encoding putative tRNA sulfurtransferase, which gives rise to MNYFICHYSEIGLKRKNRAFFEKKLIFNIKEIIGRENINRIYKNISTIIIETEKSGSFMSEKLKKVYGLANFAPSLKTEIDINKIKDVSLQVIKDKKLKTFKVETIKSYKNINLSSHDINCIVGDYILKNTKNKKVNLDSPDITIFIEILKGEVFIYTQKIKCYGGLPVSTAGKVAVMISGGIDSPVASSLMQKRGAKCIFVHFHAYPYTSKSSIEKVERLVKILTEYQIDSKLYLVPFGDIQKEIILTVPTKFRVLFYRRVMVKITQEIAKEENCFGIVTGDSLGQVASQTLESMFCVQHGIKLPIFRPLIGFNKEETIKLSKELNLYEISILPYEDCCSRFVPQNPATKPDIKEFLECEKRLNISKIIKDALKKVEIRNFNLNK
- the zupT gene encoding Zinc transporter ZupT, which encodes MIDNLLTIILATFLVSLISFSGISLILLKENVLRKILIYFVTFGIGALLANSFFDLIPESFEKANDFQQGFFYASAFLFFGFIFSFFLENFIHWHHHHKKEHPEIKSFSWLIVISDTFHNFIDGFIIAGAFIIDLHLGLIVTLAVIFHEIPQEISDFAIILYGGFSKIKALFFNFLSALSAVFGGILGFYFLNSFENYLFLIASFAAGNFLYIACADLMPELKQESSKDRIKYFFVVILGALLIIILGQLIGESYGH